The Mixta hanseatica genome includes a region encoding these proteins:
- the osmV gene encoding osmoprotectant ABC transporter ATP-binding protein OsmV, with translation MIKLENLTKTFTQKNGTTLNAVDNVSLHVPAGEMCVLLGPSGCGKTTTLKMINRLIPATSGKITINGEDTSTQDTVTLRRNIGYVIQQIGLFPNMTIEENITVVPRMLGWDKKRCRERASELMSMVALDPHKFLHRYPKEMSGGQQQRIGVIRALAADPPVLLMDEPFGAVDPINRESIQNEFLEMQRQLKKTVMLVSHDIDEALKLGDRIAVFGQGKIVQCATPDELLAKPANEFVGSFVGQDRTLKRLLLVQAGDVTDQQQTFTVKRATPLSEAFVIMDDNDMRSITVVDNDDRPLGFVKRREARGASGCCEEKLHSFTVTGKAEENLRVVLSKLYEHNLVWMPIVDEDGRYSGEISQDYIADYLSSGRTRRALSR, from the coding sequence ATGATAAAACTGGAAAACCTGACTAAAACCTTCACTCAAAAGAATGGCACCACGCTTAACGCAGTAGATAATGTCAGCCTGCATGTGCCAGCTGGGGAAATGTGCGTGCTGCTTGGGCCGTCCGGCTGTGGCAAAACCACCACGCTGAAGATGATTAACCGCCTGATCCCGGCGACCAGCGGCAAAATTACCATTAACGGTGAAGATACCAGCACTCAGGATACCGTTACCCTGCGCCGCAATATCGGCTATGTGATTCAGCAGATCGGCCTGTTCCCCAATATGACGATTGAAGAAAATATCACCGTCGTGCCGCGGATGCTGGGCTGGGATAAAAAACGTTGCCGCGAGCGCGCCAGTGAACTGATGAGCATGGTGGCCCTCGATCCGCATAAGTTTTTACACCGCTATCCAAAAGAAATGTCCGGCGGGCAGCAGCAGCGCATCGGCGTTATCCGCGCCCTGGCGGCAGATCCGCCGGTTCTGCTGATGGACGAGCCTTTCGGCGCGGTCGATCCGATTAACCGCGAGTCGATTCAAAACGAATTCCTGGAAATGCAGCGCCAGTTAAAGAAAACCGTAATGCTGGTCAGTCACGATATCGATGAGGCGTTAAAGCTGGGCGATCGTATCGCCGTTTTCGGTCAGGGAAAAATTGTGCAGTGCGCCACGCCAGATGAACTGTTGGCGAAACCAGCCAATGAATTTGTCGGCTCTTTTGTTGGTCAGGATCGTACCCTGAAGCGTCTGCTGTTAGTGCAGGCGGGCGACGTAACCGATCAACAGCAAACTTTCACCGTTAAACGCGCCACGCCGTTGTCGGAAGCGTTTGTCATCATGGATGATAACGATATGCGCTCCATTACCGTAGTGGATAACGATGACCGCCCGCTGGGATTTGTGAAACGGCGTGAAGCGCGCGGTGCCAGCGGCTGTTGCGAAGAGAAGCTGCACAGCTTTACCGTAACCGGCAAGGCGGAAGAGAATCTGCGCGTGGTGCTGTCGAAGCTTTATGAACATAACCTGGTGTGGATGCCGATTGTGGATGAAGATGGCCGCTACAGCGGCGAAATTTCGCAGGACTATATTGCGGATTATCTCAGCTCAGGCCGTACGCGGCGCGCGCTCAGCCGCTAA
- the ydfG gene encoding bifunctional NADP-dependent 3-hydroxy acid dehydrogenase/3-hydroxypropionate dehydrogenase YdfG — translation MIICVTGATAGFGQAIARRFIAAGHKVIATGRRQERLDALKAELGNNLYTLQFDVRDRAAMDAALATLPADWQQIDILVNNAGLALGVEPAHQASIEDWETMIDTNNKGLVYMTRALLPGMVERNTGHIINLGSVAGNWPYLGGNVYGATKAFVRQFSLNLRTDLHGTALRVTDIEPGLVGGTEFSNVRFKGDDSRAENVYAGTTALTPEDVTEAVYWVATLPAHVNINTLEMMPVSQTTAGLKVAKES, via the coding sequence ATGATCATTTGCGTTACCGGCGCGACCGCCGGTTTTGGTCAGGCCATCGCCCGTCGCTTTATTGCGGCAGGACATAAAGTAATCGCCACCGGACGTCGTCAGGAGCGCCTGGATGCGCTGAAGGCGGAGCTGGGAAATAACCTCTATACCCTGCAATTCGACGTGCGCGATCGCGCCGCGATGGATGCCGCGCTGGCGACGCTGCCCGCAGACTGGCAACAGATCGATATTCTGGTCAATAACGCCGGGCTGGCGCTGGGCGTTGAGCCTGCGCATCAGGCCAGTATCGAAGACTGGGAAACCATGATCGATACCAATAATAAAGGGCTGGTGTATATGACCCGCGCGCTGCTGCCCGGCATGGTCGAACGCAATACCGGCCATATTATTAACCTGGGTTCGGTTGCCGGTAACTGGCCTTACCTGGGCGGCAACGTTTATGGCGCAACCAAAGCTTTTGTTCGTCAGTTTAGTCTGAACTTACGTACCGATCTGCACGGCACCGCGCTGCGCGTTACGGATATCGAGCCAGGCCTGGTCGGCGGCACTGAGTTTTCCAACGTTCGTTTCAAAGGCGACGACAGCCGGGCGGAGAATGTCTATGCCGGTACCACCGCGCTGACGCCGGAAGATGTCACCGAGGCGGTCTACTGGGTAGCGACGCTGCCTGCGCATGTGAATATCAATACGCTGGAAATGATGCCGGTCAGCCAGACCACCGCCGGACTGAAAGTGGCTAAAGAGTCCTGA
- a CDS encoding MDR family MFS transporter, with amino-acid sequence MSEAQHQTVVHRHWILIACMLAMFMAAIEVTIVATAMPTIIAQLGGFSQFGWVFSIYLLTQAVSVPIYGRLADLWGRKRMFLIGTSLFLLGSVLCGMAQSMAWLILFRAFQGLGAGAIMPITSTIVADIYSPRERAGIQGWLSSVWGVAAIIGPLTGAWIVQHFSWSLVFWVNVPLGIISMLMLIRWLPAHQQPSAQRLNVSGSAWLMLSVSALLVALLQAEALGYWLLLFLAVALIAGFILLRHEKKAEAPLFPLAIWQSRVIVAGNAGNLIIGAAMMGISAFLPTWIQGINGGSPLQAGSALAMMSIGWPLASTLSGRLMLRTSYRFTAQLGALLLIAGTALLLTLHANSSLLQAGFAAFVIGTGMGMTSTTFLVSVQNSADFAIRGICTASIMFSRMLGSALGTAIMGAVLNYNLLLRLPDARDPVQQIMSPEQRQALDGGTLQQMTLQIAASLHWVFIVSLVIATGSLFIAWSMPRRRPE; translated from the coding sequence ATGTCAGAAGCTCAACATCAGACGGTCGTGCATCGTCACTGGATCTTAATCGCCTGTATGCTGGCGATGTTTATGGCGGCGATCGAAGTCACCATCGTTGCGACGGCGATGCCGACTATTATTGCTCAGCTTGGCGGCTTTTCGCAGTTTGGCTGGGTGTTTTCCATTTATTTGCTCACCCAGGCGGTCAGCGTGCCGATCTACGGGCGTCTGGCCGATCTGTGGGGACGCAAGCGGATGTTCCTGATCGGAACCTCACTATTTTTACTCGGTTCGGTGCTGTGCGGCATGGCACAGAGTATGGCCTGGTTGATTCTGTTCCGCGCTTTTCAGGGGTTAGGGGCCGGGGCGATTATGCCGATCACCTCAACTATCGTTGCGGATATCTATTCGCCACGCGAACGGGCGGGCATTCAGGGTTGGCTTTCCAGCGTCTGGGGCGTCGCGGCAATTATCGGGCCGCTAACCGGCGCGTGGATTGTGCAACACTTCAGCTGGTCGCTGGTTTTCTGGGTTAACGTACCGCTGGGCATTATCTCTATGCTGATGCTGATACGCTGGCTGCCTGCGCATCAACAGCCCTCAGCGCAGCGTCTTAACGTTTCTGGCAGCGCCTGGCTGATGTTGAGCGTAAGCGCCTTACTGGTTGCGCTGCTCCAGGCAGAGGCGCTGGGATACTGGCTGCTGCTGTTCCTGGCCGTAGCGCTGATTGCCGGTTTTATCCTGCTGCGCCATGAAAAAAAGGCCGAGGCGCCGCTGTTTCCGCTCGCTATCTGGCAAAGCCGGGTTATCGTTGCCGGCAATGCGGGCAATTTGATCATCGGCGCGGCGATGATGGGCATCAGCGCCTTTTTGCCTACCTGGATCCAGGGAATTAACGGCGGTTCGCCGCTGCAGGCGGGCAGCGCGCTGGCGATGATGTCGATTGGCTGGCCGCTCGCCAGTACCCTGAGCGGTCGTCTGATGTTACGCACCTCCTATCGTTTTACTGCACAGTTGGGCGCGCTGTTATTGATTGCCGGTACCGCGCTGCTGCTGACGCTGCATGCTAACAGCAGCCTGCTGCAGGCGGGCTTTGCCGCCTTTGTGATCGGCACCGGCATGGGCATGACCAGCACCACCTTTCTGGTATCGGTGCAGAACAGCGCGGATTTCGCTATTCGCGGCATCTGTACCGCCTCAATTATGTTTAGCCGGATGCTGGGATCGGCGCTGGGCACAGCTATTATGGGCGCGGTACTGAATTATAATTTGCTATTGCGCCTGCCTGATGCCAGGGATCCGGTACAGCAAATTATGTCGCCGGAGCAGCGGCAGGCGTTAGACGGCGGCACGCTACAGCAAATGACGCTACAAATCGCCGCTTCGCTACATTGGGTGTTTATTGTGTCGTTAGTGATTGCCACAGGCAGCCTGTTTATCGCCTGGAGCATGCCGCGACGCAGACCGGAATAG
- a CDS encoding DUF1283 family protein yields the protein MQTLSKRLAIALLPLTLFSALALSSGAAQARTDRLVIENGNNALSNEEARQDKEQWDDTRMLRKKVNSRVEKEFDKTDRAFDTRDACEKSYNVNAYWEGNTLRCLDRRTGRPVTP from the coding sequence ATGCAAACATTATCTAAACGTCTGGCTATCGCCCTGCTCCCGCTTACGCTGTTCAGCGCCCTGGCGCTCTCATCCGGCGCGGCGCAGGCGCGCACTGACCGCCTGGTCATTGAAAACGGCAATAACGCGTTAAGCAATGAAGAAGCGCGTCAGGATAAAGAACAATGGGATGACACGCGTATGCTGCGCAAAAAAGTGAACAGCCGCGTCGAAAAAGAGTTCGATAAAACCGATCGCGCGTTTGATACCCGCGACGCCTGTGAGAAAAGCTATAACGTTAACGCCTACTGGGAAGGCAATACGTTGCGCTGCCTGGATCGACGCACCGGACGTCCCGTCACGCCCTGA
- the osmY gene encoding osmoprotectant ABC transporter permease OsmY, which yields MHVSPAIKRTLLALLVIALVAALLIYGVGLEVIKARQVDLIYLGRQHLWLVGWSMLFALLVGIPSGILLSRPYMRRWAEYIMQIFNVGNTLPPLAVLALAMVVIGIGDRPAIIALFLASLLPIVRNTYAGLIGVPESLLEAANGIGMTKWQRLRQVELPNAWPVILSGIRIAMAINVGTAPLAFLIGASSYGELIFPGIYLNDFPVLILGAVATALFALILDMLLAALGRWLSPHAL from the coding sequence ATGCATGTTTCCCCCGCGATTAAGCGAACACTTCTGGCGCTACTGGTAATAGCGCTGGTGGCTGCGCTGTTGATTTACGGTGTCGGTCTTGAGGTGATTAAAGCGCGCCAGGTCGATTTAATTTACCTTGGCAGGCAACATCTCTGGCTGGTGGGCTGGTCTATGCTGTTCGCCCTGCTGGTCGGGATCCCCAGCGGTATTTTACTAAGCCGTCCTTATATGCGCCGCTGGGCGGAATATATTATGCAGATCTTTAACGTCGGCAACACGCTGCCGCCATTGGCGGTACTGGCGCTGGCGATGGTGGTAATCGGTATTGGCGACCGCCCGGCGATTATCGCCCTGTTTCTTGCTTCTCTGCTGCCCATTGTACGCAACACCTATGCCGGATTGATTGGCGTGCCGGAATCGCTGCTGGAAGCCGCCAACGGCATCGGCATGACTAAATGGCAGCGGCTGCGCCAGGTCGAGCTACCGAACGCCTGGCCGGTGATCCTTTCCGGGATCCGTATCGCCATGGCGATTAACGTTGGCACCGCTCCGCTGGCGTTCCTGATTGGTGCCAGCAGCTATGGCGAGCTGATCTTCCCCGGTATTTACCTCAACGACTTTCCCGTCCTGATTTTAGGCGCGGTGGCGACGGCGCTGTTTGCGCTGATTCTGGATATGCTGCTGGCGGCCCTGGGTCGCTGGTTAAGCCCACACGCGTTGTAA
- the guaD gene encoding guanine deaminase, which produces MSATETYAIRSSFFDITATASDPQKIEQQARYIEDGLLLINAGKVVSLRPWLEAEGALPIACPVLDRRGSLIVPGFIDCHIHYPQTEMVGAFGEQLLSWLENYTFPTEGQYHSAEHAAAMSEFFLQQLLSNGTTSALIFGTVHPESVEALFQAAERREMRIIAGKVMMDRNAPDYLLESAEQSYQQTRALIQRWHKRGRLGYALTPRFAPTSSPALLEKVTQLHQEFPDTWIHTHLAENPQEVAWVKKLFPEQAGYLDVYHHYQLTGPRSVFAHCLHLQPEEWRCLHHTDSAIAFCPTSNLFLGSGLFNLQRSWQEQIKIGIGTDIGAGTTFNLLQTLGEAYKVGQLQHYKLHASEAFYHATLGGARALSLDHLIGNFMPGKEADFVVLQPAATPLQKMRWHNSRDIWEKLFVLMTLGDDRTIAETWINGQCAWRQQHGERA; this is translated from the coding sequence ATGTCAGCAACCGAAACGTATGCTATTCGCAGCAGTTTTTTTGATATTACCGCCACGGCCAGCGATCCGCAGAAAATCGAACAGCAGGCGCGCTATATCGAAGATGGCCTGTTACTTATTAACGCGGGCAAGGTGGTCAGCCTGCGTCCCTGGCTGGAGGCGGAGGGCGCCTTGCCGATCGCATGCCCGGTTCTGGATCGGCGCGGGAGCCTGATCGTTCCGGGGTTTATTGATTGCCATATTCACTATCCGCAAACCGAGATGGTCGGCGCCTTTGGCGAACAGCTACTGAGCTGGCTGGAGAACTACACCTTCCCGACTGAGGGACAATACCATTCCGCTGAACATGCGGCAGCAATGTCGGAATTCTTTTTACAGCAGCTGCTCAGCAACGGCACCACCAGCGCGCTGATTTTCGGCACCGTACATCCTGAATCGGTTGAGGCGCTGTTTCAGGCTGCAGAGCGGCGCGAGATGCGCATTATCGCCGGTAAAGTAATGATGGATCGCAACGCGCCGGATTATCTGCTGGAAAGCGCGGAACAGAGCTATCAGCAGACGCGCGCGCTAATTCAGCGCTGGCACAAACGCGGCCGGCTGGGCTACGCGCTGACGCCTCGTTTTGCGCCAACTTCATCGCCAGCGCTGCTGGAAAAGGTGACGCAGCTGCATCAGGAGTTTCCCGACACCTGGATCCATACCCACCTGGCGGAAAACCCGCAGGAAGTCGCATGGGTAAAGAAACTGTTCCCGGAACAGGCAGGCTACCTGGACGTTTATCATCACTATCAGCTCACCGGCCCGCGCAGCGTATTTGCCCACTGTTTACATCTGCAGCCGGAAGAGTGGCGCTGCCTGCATCACACTGACTCCGCCATCGCCTTTTGTCCCACCTCGAACCTGTTTCTCGGCAGCGGGCTGTTTAATTTACAACGCAGCTGGCAGGAGCAGATAAAAATCGGCATCGGCACCGATATCGGCGCGGGCACCACCTTTAACCTGCTGCAAACGCTGGGCGAGGCCTACAAAGTGGGGCAGCTCCAGCACTATAAGCTGCACGCCAGCGAAGCCTTTTATCACGCCACGCTGGGCGGCGCCCGGGCGCTGAGCCTGGATCATCTGATCGGCAACTTTATGCCCGGCAAAGAGGCGGATTTTGTCGTACTGCAACCAGCGGCGACGCCGCTACAGAAAATGCGCTGGCATAACAGCCGCGACATCTGGGAAAAGCTTTTTGTATTAATGACGCTGGGTGACGATCGCACCATCGCCGAAACCTGGATCAACGGCCAGTGCGCCTGGCGCCAACAACACGGGGAGAGGGCATGA
- a CDS encoding DUF1161 domain-containing protein has translation MRAKKWMLSALLVVAPLAAQASCESVKADISQKIINNGVPESGFTLDIVPNDQADAAGGQVVGHCENDSQKIVYKRTGVDSETNVPADAGTTQDAPAS, from the coding sequence ATGAGAGCGAAGAAGTGGATGTTAAGCGCCCTGCTGGTTGTTGCTCCGCTGGCTGCCCAGGCGTCGTGCGAGTCGGTAAAAGCGGATATTAGTCAGAAGATTATCAATAATGGCGTGCCTGAATCAGGCTTTACGCTGGATATTGTGCCTAACGATCAGGCTGACGCTGCCGGCGGTCAGGTGGTAGGCCATTGTGAAAACGATTCACAGAAAATTGTCTATAAACGCACTGGCGTCGACAGCGAAACTAACGTGCCTGCCGATGCCGGCACCACCCAGGACGCCCCTGCCTCCTGA
- the osmW gene encoding osmoprotectant ABC transporter permease OsmW — MDTIHYMIGNWPHLVALTWQHLWLVLVAVGCAILAGVPLGILIVRFKWLATPVLGVATIVLTIPSIALFGLMIPLFSLIGQGIGVVPAITAVFLYSLLPIVRNTHTALESIPPGLREAGRGIGMTFWQRLRWVEIPLALPVIFGGIRTAVVMNVGVMAIAAVIGAGGLGLLLLDGISGSDIRMLIAGALLICLLAIILDWLLHRLQLALTPKGIR; from the coding sequence ATGGATACGATTCACTATATGATCGGCAACTGGCCTCACCTCGTCGCCCTCACCTGGCAACATCTGTGGTTGGTGCTGGTGGCGGTCGGTTGCGCCATTCTGGCCGGCGTGCCGCTGGGCATCTTGATTGTACGCTTTAAATGGCTGGCAACCCCGGTGCTGGGCGTGGCGACCATTGTGCTGACCATTCCCTCAATTGCGCTGTTTGGCCTGATGATCCCGCTTTTTTCGCTGATCGGCCAGGGCATCGGCGTGGTGCCGGCGATTACGGCAGTATTTCTCTATTCTCTGTTGCCTATTGTACGCAATACCCATACCGCGCTGGAAAGCATACCGCCCGGTCTGCGCGAAGCGGGCCGCGGTATCGGCATGACCTTTTGGCAGCGTCTGCGCTGGGTGGAAATCCCGCTGGCTCTGCCGGTAATTTTCGGCGGCATTCGTACGGCGGTAGTGATGAATGTCGGCGTGATGGCCATCGCGGCGGTCATCGGCGCTGGAGGTCTTGGCCTGCTGCTGTTGGATGGCATCAGCGGCAGCGATATTCGTATGCTGATCGCCGGCGCGCTGCTGATCTGCCTTTTGGCAATTATTCTTGACTGGCTGCTGCATCGGCTGCAGCTGGCGCTGACACCGAAGGGGATTCGATAA
- a CDS encoding DUF3472 domain-containing protein has translation MLKNIIAALLIGGGCISSACAITPSGGWELKNESINVKDYSLRIDVDPGEYYSNAGFAPSSVYWAEYVSFNEASGGYLGLQRAGGTKIALVSFWDGLDAKSGRLPAVGCYEFGPCSSIKGDYDWKVGHNYRFRIEVSPQTASDEAGDWWQITLADLTLGTIDILGEIKTPKWKGLNRSNGVFLEYF, from the coding sequence ATGCTTAAAAATATTATAGCTGCATTACTTATTGGCGGTGGCTGTATCAGCAGTGCTTGCGCCATTACGCCTTCAGGAGGTTGGGAATTAAAAAATGAATCAATAAACGTTAAAGATTATTCCCTGCGTATCGATGTCGACCCAGGGGAGTATTACTCCAACGCGGGTTTCGCTCCCTCTTCTGTCTATTGGGCTGAATATGTTTCGTTTAATGAGGCGTCTGGAGGCTACCTGGGATTGCAGCGCGCCGGAGGTACAAAAATAGCCCTGGTCTCTTTTTGGGATGGTCTTGATGCTAAGTCGGGTAGGTTACCTGCTGTCGGCTGTTATGAGTTCGGTCCCTGCAGCAGTATAAAAGGCGATTATGACTGGAAGGTAGGACATAATTATCGCTTTCGCATAGAGGTAAGCCCGCAAACCGCCTCTGATGAGGCTGGAGACTGGTGGCAAATAACTTTAGCCGATCTAACATTGGGGACTATAGATATATTAGGCGAGATCAAGACGCCTAAATGGAAAGGGCTTAACCGCTCCAATGGCGTTTTTCTTGAATACTTTTAG
- a CDS encoding glycine betaine ABC transporter substrate-binding protein, whose translation MTRVLGMLLAMLLLCLTHAQAAPITMATKDFTEQHILSAMTTLWLNKKGFEVIPKTNIPVSIGRNAMLNKQIDMTWEYTGSSLIIFNHITTRMTSEEAYQTVKRLDGKLGLVWLHPAPMNNTYAFAMQRERAEKEHIATVSQLVARIEQIRKQDPKHNWMLGLDLEFAGRSDGLKPLQKLYGLTLDRPQIRQMDPGLVYNAIRDGFVDAGLVYTTDGRVKGFDLKILEDDKHFFPSYNVTPLVRKEVLEANPGLAEALNQLSALITDDVITELNKRVDIDHQSPQQVARDFLQSKGML comes from the coding sequence ATGACGCGCGTGCTGGGCATGCTGCTGGCGATGCTGTTACTCTGCCTTACCCATGCTCAGGCCGCGCCGATTACCATGGCCACTAAAGACTTTACCGAGCAGCATATTTTATCGGCGATGACCACCCTGTGGCTGAATAAGAAAGGCTTCGAGGTGATCCCAAAAACCAATATCCCGGTATCGATCGGACGTAACGCCATGCTGAACAAGCAGATCGATATGACCTGGGAATATACCGGCTCTTCGCTGATTATCTTTAACCATATAACTACCCGGATGACCTCGGAAGAAGCTTATCAAACGGTAAAGCGACTGGATGGCAAGCTGGGGCTGGTCTGGCTACATCCAGCGCCGATGAACAACACCTACGCCTTTGCCATGCAGCGTGAACGGGCCGAAAAAGAGCATATCGCCACCGTTTCCCAGCTGGTGGCGCGCATCGAGCAGATCCGTAAACAGGACCCGAAGCATAACTGGATGCTGGGTCTGGATTTGGAGTTCGCCGGCCGCTCCGATGGCCTGAAGCCGTTACAAAAACTTTATGGATTAACGCTCGATCGTCCGCAAATCCGGCAGATGGATCCCGGCCTGGTGTATAACGCCATTCGCGACGGCTTTGTCGATGCCGGGCTGGTTTACACTACTGACGGCCGGGTGAAAGGCTTCGATCTGAAAATTCTGGAGGATGATAAACATTTCTTCCCCAGCTATAACGTGACGCCGCTGGTGCGTAAAGAGGTGCTGGAAGCGAACCCGGGCCTGGCGGAGGCACTTAATCAGCTTTCCGCGCTGATCACCGATGATGTCATTACCGAACTGAATAAACGCGTCGATATTGATCATCAATCACCGCAGCAGGTCGCCCGCGATTTCCTGCAGTCTAAAGGCATGCTGTAA
- a CDS encoding YnfA family protein: protein MIKTTLLFFLTALAEIIGCFLPWLWLKKGASVLLLVPAALSLAAFVWLLTLHPAASGRVYAAYGGVYVVTALLWLRWVDGVRLSYTDWLGAAVAFCGMLIIVAGWGKA from the coding sequence ATGATCAAAACCACGCTGCTGTTTTTCCTTACCGCGCTGGCGGAAATTATTGGCTGTTTCCTTCCCTGGCTGTGGCTGAAAAAGGGCGCCTCGGTGTTGCTGTTGGTTCCGGCTGCGCTGAGCCTTGCGGCATTTGTCTGGCTTCTGACGCTGCATCCGGCCGCCAGCGGGCGCGTTTATGCCGCCTACGGCGGCGTATATGTGGTCACGGCGCTGCTGTGGTTGCGCTGGGTGGATGGCGTGCGCCTCAGCTATACCGACTGGCTGGGCGCAGCGGTGGCCTTTTGCGGCATGTTGATTATCGTGGCGGGATGGGGAAAGGCCTGA
- the xdhA gene encoding xanthine dehydrogenase small subunit gives MIQFLLNQTLVSEHQIDANTTVLNYLRQRKGRSGTKEGCASGDCGACTVTLGSVVAGKMRYETVNSCLLPIGALDGKQLITVEDLQQGDRLHCVQQAMVDSHASQCGFCTPGFVMSLFALQKNSSGWDAQRAESALAGNLCRCTGYRPIVEAARIACEQPEEDSFSQRAEETVARLQALQQNIPGDVVTESSRCFIPKTCAQLARFYLANPQAELLAGGTDLTLRITQQYQKLPLMIALEQVEELQQWQETPEAIVIGAAIPLSVCQQRLRASLPPFSEMLDRFASLQIRNRGTLGGNIANASPIGDCSPMLLALEATLILQRGDRLRELPLDRFFLGYRRTSLEAGEFIRAIRLDKVTLSPDFRAWKVSKRHEDDISAVFAAFNIKRVEGVITAARLAFGGMAEIPRRAAACEAALIGQALTPAALENACRALEQDFQPLSDARASAAWRMQLAKNLLRRYFHQLNGELAVSEVSHYVS, from the coding sequence ATGATTCAATTTCTGCTTAATCAAACGCTGGTCAGCGAGCATCAGATTGATGCCAATACGACGGTGCTGAATTATCTGCGCCAGCGCAAAGGGCGTAGCGGCACGAAAGAGGGCTGCGCCTCCGGCGATTGCGGCGCCTGTACCGTGACGTTGGGCAGCGTGGTAGCGGGCAAAATGCGTTATGAAACGGTTAACAGCTGCCTGTTGCCGATCGGCGCGCTGGACGGTAAGCAGTTAATTACCGTAGAAGATCTCCAGCAGGGCGATCGGCTGCACTGCGTACAACAGGCAATGGTGGACAGCCACGCTTCGCAGTGCGGCTTTTGTACACCGGGTTTTGTTATGTCGCTGTTCGCCCTGCAAAAAAATAGCAGCGGCTGGGATGCACAGCGGGCTGAAAGCGCGCTGGCTGGCAATCTGTGCCGCTGCACCGGCTACCGGCCGATTGTCGAGGCGGCACGTATCGCCTGCGAACAGCCGGAAGAGGACAGTTTTAGTCAGCGTGCAGAGGAGACCGTTGCCCGCCTGCAGGCGTTGCAGCAAAACATTCCAGGTGACGTTGTCACGGAAAGCAGCCGCTGCTTCATTCCGAAAACCTGCGCGCAGCTGGCACGTTTTTATCTGGCGAATCCGCAGGCAGAGCTGCTGGCAGGCGGGACGGACCTGACACTGCGTATTACCCAGCAGTATCAAAAGCTGCCGCTGATGATTGCGCTGGAACAGGTCGAAGAGTTACAGCAGTGGCAGGAAACGCCGGAAGCGATCGTTATCGGCGCTGCCATACCGCTTAGCGTTTGTCAGCAGCGGCTGCGCGCCAGTCTCCCGCCGTTCAGCGAGATGCTGGATCGCTTTGCCTCCTTGCAGATCCGTAATCGCGGCACCCTGGGTGGCAACATCGCCAACGCCTCGCCGATCGGCGACTGCTCTCCCATGCTGCTGGCGCTGGAGGCAACGCTGATTTTGCAGCGGGGCGATCGGTTACGAGAGCTACCGCTCGATCGTTTTTTTCTCGGCTACCGTCGTACGTCGCTGGAAGCGGGCGAGTTTATTCGCGCTATTCGCCTGGATAAAGTGACGCTGTCACCTGATTTTCGCGCCTGGAAAGTCTCAAAACGGCATGAGGATGATATTTCCGCTGTGTTCGCTGCTTTTAATATTAAACGTGTTGAAGGGGTGATTACCGCAGCGCGCCTGGCCTTTGGCGGCATGGCGGAAATCCCGCGTCGCGCCGCGGCCTGCGAAGCGGCGCTTATCGGCCAGGCGCTGACACCTGCCGCGCTGGAAAACGCCTGCCGGGCGCTGGAGCAAGATTTTCAGCCGTTAAGCGATGCGCGAGCCAGCGCCGCCTGGCGTATGCAGCTGGCGAAAAACTTGCTGCGCCGCTATTTCCATCAGCTGAACGGCGAACTGGCCGTGAGCGAGGTATCCCACTATGTCTCATAA